The Rothia sp. SD9660Na DNA segment GGCGCTCGCCCTCGCCCAACCTGGCGTTCTTGGCCGCTGCGGTGGTGTGCATGGTGTGAACTAGGGGGACCTGCGGGTATGCGGCAAGAGCTGCCAGGCCCGAGAGCCAGTAGTGGCTGTGAATAATCTGGGGCGGTCGCAACGCTATGGCTCGAACAGCCATAGCAAAGCCCGGAACCAGCTCAGGTAGATCTTCCTTACGGGCTCCTTCAGCCTCAGGTAGGTAAAGCGCGGTGACAGTAGCCCGCTCGTGATACTGCACCCGGCCAGCCCGCTCACGGGAGGTAGCCAGGGTGAACACCTCTACCGTCAGCTGCGGGTTAGCCTCAAGCAGGGTGGCCAACGACCGTTCTATATAGACATTCATCCCGCCTGCATCACCTGACCCCGGCTGAGCCAGGGGAGAAGTGTGCATCGAAAAGATGTGTAGGTGCAAGGGAAAAGAAAAACTCACATCTCTACTCTACCCCTGCCACACCTACCCGCACCCTGTAGGCGTCAGCGCAGGTGCGCTACCGGCAAACTCAACTAAGCTAGAGAGAAAGGACCCTCTGCTCCAGGAGTACACCGTGTCTATTGACAGTCTCTACCGCGCCCACGGCTTCGTGCCCCTTGATGCCCCCACAGACGCTGAACGCCTTGCCCTCATTGACCTAGGCGCCGTCGAGCACAACGTTAGGCGTATTAAGAGCATTATCGGGCAGCGGGCCCTTATCGCCGTGGTCAAAGCGGACGCCTACGGGCACGGGGCGCTTGACGTAGCGCGTTCAGCGGTAGCAGCGGGAGCCGACTATCTGGGGGTCGTCCATGTCAAGGAAGCGCATGCCCTGCGCTCCGGTGGTATCGCTGCCCCTATCATTGCCTGGCTTCACACTCCTCGTACCAACTTTGTCCAGGCTCTAGAAGACCGTCTTGAACTGGGTATCTCGAGCACCTGGGAACTAGAAGCCATCGCGGCTGCCCACCGTGCCAGCGGGCAGCAGGAGCCGGTTAAGGTTCACCTGAAAGTTGATACGGGCTTGGGGCGTAACGGGGTCACCATGAGTGAGCTACCTGCCCTTGCCGCCAGTGCCCGCCAGCTTGAAGAAAGCGGGACCCTGCAGGTGGTCGGGGTTTTCTCCCACCTGGCAGTAGCCGACGAACCGGAGCGCCCCGAAACCGCCGAGCAGTCTCAGACCTTCGACCGGGCACTAGATATCCTGCACTCTGCCGGCCTGCGACCAACCCTGCGCCACCTTGCTAACACTCCCGCGACCTTCAGCGCGGCATCCGTCGGGGTAGAGGACGGCCTGCTGTGGGACGCCGTCCGTGTGGGTCTCGGTCTCTACGGGCTGTCACCCCTGCCCGGGCAGACCCCAGCAGACCTGGGACTCAAGCCGGTCATGCACCTGCAAACCTTCATCAACGCCGTCAAAGAGGTGCCGGCTGGGCAGGGAGTCTCCTACGGCCTTAACTACGTGACCGACAAGCCCACGACCCTGGCCCTAGTGCCGGTTGGCTACGCGGACGGCGTTCCCCGAGTCGCAACCGGCGGGCCGGTCCGTATCTACCCGGCATCTGGCCCGGCCCGAACCTACCGGGAGGTGGGTCGAATCGCCATGGACCAGCTGGTTGTAGACCTCGGTGAGCCCGGTTTGGCTGACCCCGCAGCTGGCTTCCTGGGTGCCCCCGCCGTCCTCTTCGGCTCAGGCGATAACCCACCGGTCACCGACTGGGCAGAAGCCGCTGGAACCATCAACTACGAAATCGTTACCCGCATTTCCCCGCGCGTTACCCGCATCAGCGTTGGCGGGTCCTGGAAAGACAAGAACTAAGACCGTGAGCTCAGACCATATTCTCGATGTAGAAATTACCGGCCCCGACCACACCCGTGCCATCGCCCTGGCCCTAGCGCCTCTTCTTACCGCGGGTGATGTCTTGATTCTCACCGGCGAACTGGGAGCCGGAAAAACTACCTTCACCCGCTCCCTGGGCGAGGGCCTTGGCGTGCGCGAAGGCGTCATTTCTCCCACCTTTGTGCTCTCCCGCGTGCACCCCAACCTGCCCGAGGGCCTTCGCCCCGGCGGGCCCGACCTGGTGCATGTAGATGCCTACCGACTGGCCAGCGCCGAAGAGTTGGACGATCTCGACCTGGAATACTCCCTGGATCGTTCCGTCACCGTCATTGAATGGGGTCGCGACAAAGCCGAGCACCTGTCAGACTCTATTCTCGATCTGGAATTTACCCGCGTCACCGGTGCTGACCTGGCCGAAACCGACCCCTACGCCCTCTATGCACCGGGTAGCTGTGAAGAAGAGGACGAGGACGACGGCGCCCCCGAACCCCGACGCCTACGACTCATCGGGAGCGGGCCCCGCTGGGAAAATGTTTGGGACGAATTAGCGGAACATCTGACTCGTGGAGGGGACGCATAGGGGCTTTTGGCAGCACCGCGGGCTCGCGCTCGCTGCCGACCCCCGACATAGCCTCAGAGTCTAAACACGCTAGACTGGTGGGGTGCTTATTCTTGCTCTTGATTCATCCGCTATAGCTTCTGTGGCCCTGGGCCGTCTCGACGGTCACCAGCTGACCCTGCTTGCCTCACGGGCAACCGAAGACACGCGCTCTCATGCTGAGGTCATGTCCCCTTTCGTGACCGAGGTGCTGGCTGAGGCCGGAGTAACGGGACAGGAGGTCGAGGCCATCATCACCGGCACCGGTCCCGGTCCCTTCACCGGCCTGCGCGCCGGTATCGTTACCGCGCGTTCCCTGGCCTTCGCCTGGAGTAAGCCCCTGTACGGAATCATGAGCCTGACCGCCCTGGCCGAGACAGCAGAAGCTGCCGCGCGGGCGTCCGGTCATACCCGTTTTTTGGTGGCCTCAGATGCCCGCCGCAAGGAAATATACTCGGCTGTCTATGAGCTAACTGAGCAGGGCTATCAACTAGAAAGCGGCCCCACCGTGGGCCCGGCCAGCGAGGCACCCGACCTGCCCGCCTATGGATTTGGAACCTCCCTTTACCCCGAGGCCCTGAGCACTCAACCCGGCTTTGAACACATCCAGCCGGACGCCGCCGCCCTCCTGGCAGCTGCAGCCCGCCTAGGCCTGGAGCAGCTGAGCACCGACACCAGCGCCCTCTACCTGCGGGAATCTGATGCCAAGGTCCCGGCCGCCCGCAAGAAGGCTAGCGCCTAATGCTGCTGACCGACCTGCCCACGGGCCTGGCCGGCGGGGCTCGAGCCCGGGAAATGACCTTGCACGATATTCCTGCTGTGTATGCCCTTGAAATGCAGCTTTTTCCAGCTGATGCCTGGCCGCTAGATATGTTCCTGGCTGAAATTACCCACGAGACGAGGGGCTATATCGTCCTGGAAACACCCACAGACACCGGGACGCAGGTGATTGGCTACGCCGGGCTCATGAGTGTAGCTGATACCGCCGATGTTCAAACCATAGCCGTTACCCCTGCTTGTGAGGGCCGTGGCTACGGACGGGCCCTGCTGGATTTTCTGGCCCGCGAAGCGGCTGCCCGGGGCGCTGAACAGATGCTGCTGGAAGTACGCGCCGATAACCCCCGGGCTCAAAACCTCTACCTGAAAAACGGCTACCAGCAGATTCATGTGCGTCGCCGCTACTACAATGACGGGGTCGATGCCCTCATTATGCGCCGTGACCTGACCGAGATGACCCCTGTGCAAGGAGAAACCAGCCATGACCGCTAAAACCGAACCCTTGGTACTGGGTATTGAATCCTCCTGCGATGAAACCGGCATCGGTATTGTGCGGGGTTCCACCCTGCTGACCAATACCGTCTCGTCCTCCATGAATGAGCATGTGCGCTTCGGCGGCGTGATTCCCGAAATTGCCTCCCGCGCCCACCTGGACGCTATGGTCCCTGCCCTCCAGGCTGCCCTGGATGAAGCCCAGGTGAGCCTTGACGATCTAGACGCTATCGCTGTGACCGCAGGACCCGGTCTGGCCGGTGCCCTCATGGTCGGCGTCTCTGCCGCCAAGGCCCTGGCAACTGCCACCGGCAAGCCCCTCTACGGGATCAACCACCTAGTGGCCCATGTGGGGGTTGGCCTGCTCGATGACTGCGGTATTGAGGGGCATACGGCTGACTTCCTTGACGGCCTGCCCAGCGAAGGAATCGGGGCCCTGCTGGTCTCTGGCGGGCACACGGAAATTCTGGCCGTGCGTGATATTACCGGCGATGTTGAGCTGCTGGGGGCCACCCTGGACGACGCAGCCGGTGAAGCCTACGACAAGGTAGCCCGTCTGCTGGGCCTGCCTTACCCGGGTGGGCCGGTGATTGACCGGGTGGCTGCGGACGGCAACGGAGCAGCTTTTGCCTTTCCCCGCGGCCTGTCGACCCGCAAGTTCATGGGCACCGTCGAGGAACCTGGCCCCCACCGTTATGACTTTTCTTTCTCGGGTCTGAAGACCGCTGTTGCCCGCGTTGTCGAGGGTTTTGAGGCTCGGGGCGAAGAGGTACCGGTCGCTGATATCGCGGCTTCTTTCCAAGAAGCTGTGGTCGATGTGATTACTAAGAAAGCCATGCTGGCCTGTACCGAGCGCGGCATTACCACCCTGCTGCTGGGTGGGGGAGTAGCCGCAAACTCGCGCCTGCGTGAGCTGACTGCCCAGCGCTGTGCCGAACACGGCATTAAGCTGGTCATTCCCCAGTTGAGCCTCTGCACCGATAACGGGGCTATGGTGGCTGCACTGGGAGCCCGCCTGGTATCTGAGGGGCGGGATCCATCAGGCATCGACTTTACGGCGGATTCTTCCTTGCCCGTCACCAAAATTTCCCTCTAAAGAGGCAGAGGGGCAGGCACCCAGAGGTGCAGGAGGGGATGGAGAAGAGACTTACAGCCCCTCGACGGCCTGGGCTGTGAGGTCATCCACCACTGCTGTGAGGTCACCTCCGTGTTCGGCTGCGACGCGGCGCTGGCGTTGATAGCCTGCCCCCATCAGGCAGATTCGCTCCACGTCAGCCAACTCAGCAGAGCAGCCTAGGTCAGCGGCAATACCCTCTAGCTTGTTCAGTAGCCCCAGGGTATCGTCGGTGACCAGGCGCTCGGTGTTCTGGTTATCGAGAATGACGATGGCCTCGGTGCCGTAGCGGGCAGCCCTCCACTTGTTCTCCTGCACGTGCCAGGGTTTGAGGGGCTCAATTCGTTTGCCCGCATCGAGTTGGCGGGAGAACCACTCCACCAGGCACTGGGTGAAGGCTGTCAGGGCCGTAATGTCGCGGATGGAGGCCAGCCCGTCATAGGCCCGCATTTCCACCGTGCCGTACTTGGGTACGGGGCGCACGTCCCAGCGGTTTTCGCTGGGGTCGTCAATGACTCCGGTGACCACCAGGTCATTGAGGTAGTCCTCGTAGTCCCCCCAGTCTTCAAAGGTGAAGGGGAGACCCGAGGTGGGCAGCTGCTGGAAAATCTGGGCCCGCTGGGAGGCAAAGCCGGTATCCTCCCCCTCCCAGAAGGGGGAGGACGCAGAAAGGGCTAGTAGGTGGGGGTAAAAGTTGGTGAGCCCGTTGAGCACCGGCAGGGCCTTATCACGAGAAGTAACCCCTGTATGCACATGGACCCCGTAGATAATCTGGCGGCGGCCCCAGAACTGGGAGCGGTCGAGCACCCGTAGGTAGCGATCCTTATCAACGACTTTTTGATCCAGGGCCCGGGAGAAGGGGTGGGTACCGGCTGAGAAGAAGGCTAGGCCCAGTTGGTCGGTCACTTCTTTGAGGACGCCGGTGGCTTGGGAGAGCTGGTCGGCCGCCTCGCCGGGAGTTCGGCAGATACCGGTGACTAGTTCAACGGTATTGTTGAGAAACTCGCCGGTGATGTGGGCCCGGTCGTCTGCTGCTTCGAGTACCCGGGGGTGCTGGTCTTGGAGTAGAGCCAGAACCTCGTCTGCGCGTGAAGCCAGTTCGCGGGTTTCTGGATCGACGAGGGCGACCTCCCATTCCACACCAATCGTGGACTGGTTCGAGGGGTGAAAAATCATGCGCTGGCTCCAGGGTCTCGGTGCGATGCTGGTTCTATCTTAGGGGCAGGGGCTAGCGCAGAAGAATCCGGCTCACTCTATGACGAATCCAATGAGATATATGTAATAAATCAGGCCTCCTCAGCCCAGATAGCTAGCCGCTGGGAATCTGTTCCCTGCCCCAGTCGGGTTAGAACCAGGGTAGCTTCTTTGTGAGGAGCCCCCTTCTTCTTTTTTACTCCGGTCAGCAGGCTTGCCCGCAGTTTTTCGGGGACCACATCGACCCCCCGCTTTTTGATGGTTAGGGCGGTAATTCCTTCTTCTTTGACCCAGCGGCGTAGCTTCTTCTCATTCAAAGGCAGGGTGCCCAGGACGCGGTAGGAGCGGCCCAGGGGGCTAACTACTGGGGAGTCCGAGGTCAGGTAGGCAATATTTTCATCCAGCAGGGTGGCCCCGACTGCCCGCGCAAAATCCGCGACCAGGTGGGAACGAACCACCGCCCCGTCGGGCTCAATCAGGTAGTCCCCTAAGTCAGCTACCTTAAGCGGCTCTTCATCGGCTGACGCCGTGAGCTGGGACGTCATCTCACCCAGGACCTGCCGGGTAACGGCGTTCGCCCCCAATACGGTAGCCGAGCGGGCAACCCCGGGCCGGGCCAGGGCGTTGAACCAGAGCACCACCTCCACCACAGACCCGCCGTGACTGACCCACTCGGCCTCCACCCCGCTCGGGATCGCCTCGTGGGGCAGGCCCGGGCCTAGCTTGACCCCCATAGGAATTCCGGTTGCCGCCAGCTTCTGCAGGAAGGAAAAGGGCGGGGAGAAGGCTTCGGGGTCAAAAAGGCGGGAGGTGGTAGAGCCGCCTTCAACCTCCCGGCGGGCTGGGTCTAGCCAGAGGGCGGCGACGCGCTCACCGCTCACGGTGGTGAGTTGTTCGAGCTCAACCTGTTCTACATCGCCCACGAGCACCTGGGCAGTGGGGTAAGGGGAGAGATTGTGGGCGGTCAGGGCTGCTGTAGCGGGGTCAAGCTCAACGGACGTCACCGCTAACCCTGCGCGGGCAAAGGCGAGGGAGTCTGCCCCCAGGCCACAGCCCAAATCAGCAACAGATTTTAGCCCGGCCTCCACGAAACGGGCAGCATGATGGTCGGCAACTGCTGCCCGGGTCGCCTGCTCATAGCCAGCCTCGGTGAAGAGCATACGCGAGGCTTCTTCCCCGA contains these protein-coding regions:
- the alr gene encoding alanine racemase — translated: MDSLYRAHGFVPLDAPTDAERLALIDLGAVEHNVRRIKSIIGQRALIAVVKADAYGHGALDVARSAVAAGADYLGVVHVKEAHALRSGGIAAPIIAWLHTPRTNFVQALEDRLELGISSTWELEAIAAAHRASGQQEPVKVHLKVDTGLGRNGVTMSELPALAASARQLEESGTLQVVGVFSHLAVADEPERPETAEQSQTFDRALDILHSAGLRPTLRHLANTPATFSAASVGVEDGLLWDAVRVGLGLYGLSPLPGQTPADLGLKPVMHLQTFINAVKEVPAGQGVSYGLNYVTDKPTTLALVPVGYADGVPRVATGGPVRIYPASGPARTYREVGRIAMDQLVVDLGEPGLADPAAGFLGAPAVLFGSGDNPPVTDWAEAAGTINYEIVTRISPRVTRISVGGSWKDKN
- the tsaE gene encoding tRNA (adenosine(37)-N6)-threonylcarbamoyltransferase complex ATPase subunit type 1 TsaE yields the protein MSSDHILDVEITGPDHTRAIALALAPLLTAGDVLILTGELGAGKTTFTRSLGEGLGVREGVISPTFVLSRVHPNLPEGLRPGGPDLVHVDAYRLASAEELDDLDLEYSLDRSVTVIEWGRDKAEHLSDSILDLEFTRVTGADLAETDPYALYAPGSCEEEDEDDGAPEPRRLRLIGSGPRWENVWDELAEHLTRGGDA
- the tsaB gene encoding tRNA (adenosine(37)-N6)-threonylcarbamoyltransferase complex dimerization subunit type 1 TsaB; the protein is MLILALDSSAIASVALGRLDGHQLTLLASRATEDTRSHAEVMSPFVTEVLAEAGVTGQEVEAIITGTGPGPFTGLRAGIVTARSLAFAWSKPLYGIMSLTALAETAEAAARASGHTRFLVASDARRKEIYSAVYELTEQGYQLESGPTVGPASEAPDLPAYGFGTSLYPEALSTQPGFEHIQPDAAALLAAAARLGLEQLSTDTSALYLRESDAKVPAARKKASA
- the rimI gene encoding ribosomal protein S18-alanine N-acetyltransferase, with translation MLLTDLPTGLAGGARAREMTLHDIPAVYALEMQLFPADAWPLDMFLAEITHETRGYIVLETPTDTGTQVIGYAGLMSVADTADVQTIAVTPACEGRGYGRALLDFLAREAAARGAEQMLLEVRADNPRAQNLYLKNGYQQIHVRRRYYNDGVDALIMRRDLTEMTPVQGETSHDR
- the tsaD gene encoding tRNA (adenosine(37)-N6)-threonylcarbamoyltransferase complex transferase subunit TsaD, which translates into the protein MTAKTEPLVLGIESSCDETGIGIVRGSTLLTNTVSSSMNEHVRFGGVIPEIASRAHLDAMVPALQAALDEAQVSLDDLDAIAVTAGPGLAGALMVGVSAAKALATATGKPLYGINHLVAHVGVGLLDDCGIEGHTADFLDGLPSEGIGALLVSGGHTEILAVRDITGDVELLGATLDDAAGEAYDKVARLLGLPYPGGPVIDRVAADGNGAAFAFPRGLSTRKFMGTVEEPGPHRYDFSFSGLKTAVARVVEGFEARGEEVPVADIAASFQEAVVDVITKKAMLACTERGITTLLLGGGVAANSRLRELTAQRCAEHGIKLVIPQLSLCTDNGAMVAALGARLVSEGRDPSGIDFTADSSLPVTKISL
- a CDS encoding glutamate--cysteine ligase, yielding MIFHPSNQSTIGVEWEVALVDPETRELASRADEVLALLQDQHPRVLEAADDRAHITGEFLNNTVELVTGICRTPGEAADQLSQATGVLKEVTDQLGLAFFSAGTHPFSRALDQKVVDKDRYLRVLDRSQFWGRRQIIYGVHVHTGVTSRDKALPVLNGLTNFYPHLLALSASSPFWEGEDTGFASQRAQIFQQLPTSGLPFTFEDWGDYEDYLNDLVVTGVIDDPSENRWDVRPVPKYGTVEMRAYDGLASIRDITALTAFTQCLVEWFSRQLDAGKRIEPLKPWHVQENKWRAARYGTEAIVILDNQNTERLVTDDTLGLLNKLEGIAADLGCSAELADVERICLMGAGYQRQRRVAAEHGGDLTAVVDDLTAQAVEGL
- a CDS encoding class I SAM-dependent methyltransferase, with product MTFFPRAGAQPFSADQLAVLDQLVPYQPASSLQAVSKLRAQGFSAEDSSALLTQARLRALGATKFGEEASRMLFTEAGYEQATRAAVADHHAARFVEAGLKSVADLGCGLGADSLAFARAGLAVTSVELDPATAALTAHNLSPYPTAQVLVGDVEQVELEQLTTVSGERVAALWLDPARREVEGGSTTSRLFDPEAFSPPFSFLQKLAATGIPMGVKLGPGLPHEAIPSGVEAEWVSHGGSVVEVVLWFNALARPGVARSATVLGANAVTRQVLGEMTSQLTASADEEPLKVADLGDYLIEPDGAVVRSHLVADFARAVGATLLDENIAYLTSDSPVVSPLGRSYRVLGTLPLNEKKLRRWVKEEGITALTIKKRGVDVVPEKLRASLLTGVKKKKGAPHKEATLVLTRLGQGTDSQRLAIWAEEA